The Hymenobacter oligotrophus genome segment GTGCTGATTCAGCTCGACGGCCCCGAGCCGCCCATCATGGATGGCTCGTCGTTGCCGTTCGTCGACGCGCTGCAAGCCATTGGCCTGGAGGAGCAGAACGCGCTGCGCAACTACTTCGAGATTCCCGACGAAATCCGGTTTGTCGACAACGCCCGCGGCGTCGAGATTGCCGCCCTGCCGCTCAACGATTACCGCGTAACGGTAATGGTTGACTACAACTCGCCGGTACTGGGCTCGCAGCACGCCTCGCTCACGAACATCGAGCAGTTTTCGGAGGAAATTGCCGCCTCGCGCACCTTCTGTTTTCTGCACGAGCTGGAAGCCCTTTACAAGTCGAACCTGATCAAAGGTGGCGACTTGAGCAACGCCATTGTGGTCGTCGACCGCGTGGTGAGCGAGGAAGAGTTGGGCGATTTGGCCACCATGCTGGGCAAACCTAGAGTGGCCGTAAAAAAAGAAGGCATCCTGAACAACGTGGACCTGCGCCACAAAAACGAGCCGGCCCGCCACAAACTGCTCGACGTAGTGGGCGACCTGGCCTTAGTGGGCCGCCCCATTAAAGGGCAAATCTTGGCAGCTCGGCCGGGCCACGCGGCCAACGTCGCGTTTGCCAAGAAGATCAAGAAGAAAATGCTGGAGGTTGATACCTCGCCGGTGCCGCAGTACGACCCCTCGCGCCCGCCGGTGATGGACATCAACCAAATTGCCCAGATCCTGCCGCACCGCTACCCGTTCCTGCTGATCGACAAGATCATTCACCTCGACGCCACCACGGTAACGGGCGTGAAGAACGTGACGATGAACGAGCAGTTTTTCACGGGTCATTTCCCGGGCAACCCGGTAATGCCGGGCGTGCTGCAAATCGAGGCCATGGCCCAAACTGGCGGCATTTTGGTTTTAAACACCGTGCCCGATCCCGAAAATTACTGGACGTATTTCCTGGGTATCGAAAACTGCCGGTTCCGCCGCAAGGTTATTCCCGGCGACACCATCATTTTCAAGTGCCAGCTGGTTTCGCCGGTAAAGCGCGGCATTGCCAAAATGCGCGGCCAGGCTTTCGTAAACGGCAAAGTGGTGATGGAGGCAGAAATGTCGGCCAGCATCGTTCGGAAAGACGCTTAATTCACCAATTATCAATGATCAATGAACAATTATCAATGAACGCCGAGTGGCCAGTTTGTGGTCCAATCGTTGCTCACTGATCATTGCTCATTGTTAATTGTTCATTGACTAAATGAACCAACCGCTCGCCTATATTCACCCCGACGCGCGCATTGCGCAAAACGTGGTGGTCGAACCGTTTGCCACCATCGCGCAAGACGTTGAAATTGGGGAAGGCACCTGGATCGGACCCAACGCAACGATCATGTCGGGGGCGCGCATCGGCAAAAACGTTAAGATTTTTCCGGGCGCCGTTATCTCGGCCATTCCGCAGGACCTCAAGTTCGCAGGCGAGAAAACCACCGTGCACATCGGCGACAATACCGTGATTCGGGAATGCGTAACGATTAACCGCGGCACCGTAGACCGGATGAAAACCGTGGTGGGTAGCAACTGCCTGCTGCAAGCCTACGTGCACATTGCGCACGACTGCGTGGTGGGCGATAATTGCATTCTTTCGAACACCACACAGCTGGCCGGCCACGTGGTAATCGGCGACTGGGCCATTTTGGGTGGTACCTCGGCCGTGCACCAGTTCGTGCACATCGGGCAGCATGCGTTTATCGGCGGCGGCTCGTTGGTGCGCAAAGACGTGCCCCCGTTCATTAAGGTGGGCCGCGAGCCGCTCACTTACGCCGGTGTAAACTCGGTTGGCCTGCGCCGCCGCGGCTTTAGCGAAGAGGCCATTCTGCAAATTCAGCAGTGCTTCCGCCTACTGTTCATGAGCGGCCTGAACACCAGCGACGCCCTCGACAAGATTGAGTTGGAGCTGCTGCCCTCGCCCGAACGCGACGAGGTGGTAAACTTCGTGCGCAACTCAAGCCGCGGCATCATCAAGGGCTATTCGCGCAACGGCAACAGTGCAGATTGAGGCCATCGGGCTGGGCAAGCGCTTCGGCCGCGACTGGATTTTTCGCGAGCTGACGCACACGTTCGCCTCGGGCACGGCCACTGCGTTGCTGGGCCCCAACGGCGCCGGCAAAAGCACGCTGCTGCAGGTATTGGCTGCCTACACGTTGCCTTCGGCCGGTGAGCTGCGCTTTACGCTGCAGGGCCGGCCGGTGCCGGCCGATGAGGTAGCCCGCCACCTAGGGCTGTGCGCCCCCTACCTCGAGCTGATTGAGGAGCTGACGCTGGCCGAGCTGGTGCAGTTTCACACCCGGTTTCGGCCGCTGCGCGCGGGCTTGTCGCACGCGCAGCTCATCGAGCTAATGCAATTGCCGCACGCCCGGCACAAGCTGGTGCGCGACTTTTCGTCGGGCATGAAGCAACGCGTAAAACTGGCCTTGGCCTTGTACGCCGCCGCGCCCCTGCTGCTGCTCGACGAGCCCACCACCAACCTCGACCGGGCTGGCATTGCGTGGTACCACGAGCACGTGGCCGCTACCACGCCGGGCCGCCTGGTGCTGGTAAGCTCGAATGTGGAGGAGGAATACGCCTTTTGCCAAGCGCGGCTGCACGTAACCGACTTTGCCCCGCGTCGGTAGTTTCTTACGGCGGCCGCCGGTGCCTTCCGGGTTTTGCTGCTTATCTTAGGGTAAGCGTCTTGCCCTTTCAGCGCTTTTTTTACTTAACCACCAACCGCTTTCGGCCAACCGCGTAACCTGCACTTCTGGGCCTGCGTTTCGCGGTTCAGGCCAAGGCTGCTCCCCTATTTTACCCCGCTCAACCCCATCAATTCACCGCTCTCATGAGAAGCTACGACGACCTCGACGACGATCTGTTCGATGATGACGACGAGCTTGATAGCTCAATCCCCAACAGCCGCCCGGGCAAAGGCGGCCGCAAAGGCGCCTCCTCGGAAGACTCGTTGGCGACGAAATACGCCGACTACCTGATGTGGCGCGACACCGGCTCGTCGCACGATGAGGCCCTGGATCTGGCCAACCTCACCGAAGACGAATTTGCCGCTGCCGAAGCCCAGGAAGACCCCGAAGGCTCGGGCCGCTACGGCTCGGGCGGGCTCGACGACGATGACGACGCATTGGGCCTCGACGACGACGATGACAGCTACGAGGCCCAGCGCCGTAGCCGCCGGGGCAACCGCGACTATGACGAAGACGAGTTTTAAATTTACCGCTTAGGCGTGCTGCGGCACGCAAAAAGGCCCGCCGGAACTTGGTTCCGGCGGGCCTTTTTGGGTGGTTAGATGCTCGGCGCTAATCCGTATGTGTCAGCCAGAGCAAGCCACTATTTTCGTTGGGCTGAAGCGCTGCTATCTGGCAACTGACACCTAGCCCCGCTTGCTGCCAAACACGCGCCGGAGGAGCTCGGTGGTGCGGGCCACGGGGTTTTCGCGGATGTTGGCTTCTTCCTGCGCGATGAGCATGAACAAGCCGTCGATGGCTTTGCCGGTGGCGTATTCGTTGAGGTTCGGGTTGACGGGCTGCACCATCGGGATTTTGTTGTAGCGCGTTACGAGCGTTGAGTAGTAGCGCGTGGCGTTGGTTTGGTCGAGGGCCTGCTGCATGATGGGCGCAAACGCCGTGAGCAGCTGCGGGGTGGTGGTACGCTTGAGGTACTGAGTGGCAGCGTCCTTCTCGCCCGACAGAATGTTCCACACATCCCGGAATGTGAGGCTGCGGATGGCCGTAACGAAGATGGGCTTGGCGCTGGTAGCGGCTTGCTCGGCGCCGCGGTTCAAGGCCAACTCAAAGCGGTCGACCTCGGTACCTAGGCCCAGGCGGCGCATAGTAGTAGCCACGCGCTGCGCGTCCTGCGGAAAGGGAATCCGAATCAGCTTGTTTAGGTAAAAGCCGTCCTGCTTCGAGGCTTGGTCGGCTCCTTTGCTGATGCCTTGGGTTAGTGCTTCTTTGAGACCTAGGGCTGCTTCCTCCTGCGACACCCCACCGATTTTGCCGGCCGCGGTAGTAGTAGCTGGTTTGGGTAGCTGAATGGTGGTGCCGCCGATTTTGGGCAGCTTAATCAGCTGCGCCTCGGCCGCCGAGGTGGCGCCTAGGGCCAGGCCGGCCGCCAAAACAACAAAACGCATGGTATTCATATCGAGAAAAAGCCGGTAATGCGGCCTTGTAAGCGGTAATGGCAGAAACCGGACCAAAGTTCAGCCGCCAAGGTAGCCGGGCCTAGCGCGAGCCGAACACGCGCTGCAGCGTGGCGGTGGGGCGAGCCGAGGCGTTCAGGCGGATGCGGCTTTCTTCGTCGGCGATAAGCGTGTAGATGCCCGCGCTAATTTGGCCGGTGGCGTAAGTGGTCAGGTCGGTGCTAATGGGCGTTACCAGCGGCACTTTCTTGTAGCGCAGCATTAGTTCGCCGTAGAGCTGCTTGGCACCCGTTTGCTCCAGGGCGGCGGCCACCAACGGCTTCAGCTCTTCCTGCACCTGCGCGGCGGTTTGCTGCTTGAGTTGCTGCGAGGCAATTCGTCCTTCGCGCGAGTTCACGAGGGCAAGCGCATCGGCAATGGCCAGGCGTTGAAGCGCATTGCTGTAAATGGTAGCCGTTTGGGGATTGGCCGCTACGCTCTCGGCGCTACGGTTCAGCAACACCTCAAATTTGTCGATAACGGCTCCCATGCGCAGGCCGCGCAGCGTGGTTGCCACCAGCTCGGCTTCGGGCGGAAAGCCCAGTCGCACATCGGGGTTAGTGTTGAAGCCATCGGCCTGCCCGCCGGCCTCGAGGCCGCGCGTAATGCTCAGGCCGAGCGCCTCGCGCACGCCGGCCGTGGCTTCCTCCGCCGTGAGCGGGGCTGGTGCCGGGGCAACTGGGGCTTTGGCGGTGGTAGCGGCCTTCACCGTGGTTTTGGTGGCAGCGGGCTTGGCAGTGGTTTTTGCCGCGGGCTTTTTGGCAGTGGTGGTTTTCTTGGTGGTCGTGGTTTTGGTTTGGGCCGAGGCAGCGGGAGCGGCCAACAGCGCACCGGCCAACACCATCAGGGAGAAGCGAAATGCAGACATGCGAAGAAATGTGTAAACCGGAGGGCCCGGGTCGTGGTCTTTTGAAACGAGTGCACAAATTGCGCCGAATTTGCCTGCTTCCAACCTTTCTCTTGCTATGTCCCAAATTCCTGCCGTCGAAATCATCACCATTGGCGACGAGTTGCTCTACGGCCAAGTAATCGATACCAACTCGGCCTGGATGGGCCAGGAGTTAGGCAAGATTGGCTTGCGCATCCGCCAGATCAGCTCGGTTTCCGATAAGGCCGAAGAAATTGTGCGGGCCCTCGACGAGGCCCGCCAACGCGCCCAGGTAGTGCTGATGACCGGCGGCCTAGGTCCCACGAAAGACGATTTGACCAAGCACGTACTGGCCCGGTACTTCGGCAGCGAGTTGGAGCTGTACGAGCCTTCGCTGCGCGACGTAGAGGCCATTTTTGCCCGCTTCAACCGCCCCATGCTCGAGGTGAACCGGCAGCAGGCCTACTTGCCCAAAGCCTGCACGCCCCTGCGCAACACCGTGGGTACGGCTCCCGGCATGTGGTTCGACGACGGCGGTGTGGTGTTCGTATCGATGCCGGGCGTGCCGTTTGAGATGAAGCACCTGATGACCACGCACGTGCTGCCCAAGTTGCAGGAGTACTTTCGGGTGCCGCCCATCGAGCATGCCGTGCTGCAAACCATTGGCCAGGGCGAATCCTTTCTGGCCGAGCAAATTGCCGAGTGGGAAGCCCAGCTGCCGGCCAACATGAAGCTCGCCTACCTGCCCTACCTAGGCGGCGTGCGCCTGCGCCTCACCGCTACCGACGACGGCCAACCCAACCTGCGCGAGCGGCTCGAGGCACAACTTCCGCCGCTGCGGGCTCTCATCGGCCCCTACCTGTTTGCCGAAGGCGAAGTGCCATTGGAAGCTGCCCTAGGTACCCTGCTGAAAGAGCGCGGCCTGACCATTGGCACAGCCGAAAGCTGCACTGGCGGAGCCATTGCGCACAAGCTCACCGGTGTAGCGGGCAGCTCGGAGTACTTCATGGGCAGTGTGGTTGCTTACGCCAACACCGTAAAAGTGAGGCAACTAGGCGTGGAGCCCGCTACGCTGGAAGCCCACGGCGCCGTGAGCGAGGAAACCGTGCGGCAAATGGCCGAAGGTGCCCGCCGCCACCTAGGCGTTGATGTAGCCGTGGCGACCAGCGGCATTGCCGGCCCGGGCGGCGGCTCCGAAGAGAAACCCGTGGGCACCTTTTGGTTGGCCTACGCCGATGCCCACCAAACCGTGGCCCGCAAAATCACGTTCAACCGCGGCCGGCAGCTCAACATTGAGTTTATCACGACGGCCGCGCTCAACTTGGTGCGTCAGCATCTGCCCGCAGTTGGCTAACAGCTGCCGGCATCTGTTTTACCTTGCTGCAAGTCAAACACTTGCGCTTGGCTCCTAACGACTGTTCGCCAACCTAGGCCTGCGCATGAGGTAGCATACCGCAAATCAGCTACCTTTGGCCCCGATTTCGGGCTGCCACGGCCTGTTTTCTCACGATCTAGCTTCCTTTCCCACCCCAATTCTTCTAATCAAATCACGCATGGCACGAGTGGAAATGGTGATGCCCAAGATGGGCGAAAGTATCATGGAAGGCACCGTCCTCAAATGGCTCAAGCAGGTGGGCGACACCATTGAGCAGGATGAATCGGTGCTGGAAGTGGCCACCGATAAAGTGGACACCGAGGTGCCCGCCATCCACGCAGGCGTTTTGCAGCAGATTTTGGTGGAAGAAGGCCAGGTTGTTGCCGTGGGCGCGCCCATCGCCATCATCGAAACCGATGCCGCTGCTGCCTCCAACGGCCAAGCTCCGGCAACCGAAGCTGCTCCGGTAGCCGTTGGGGCCGAAGCCGCCCAAGTTGCCGAGCAGGTGCCGTTTGTACCGAATGCTGCCGCTGCCTCGGCTGCTGCCACGGGTGGTTCGCAGCTTGGCGAAGCTCAACCCGGCCGTTTCTACTCGCCGCTGGTGCTGAACATTGCCCGCGAAGAGGGTATTTCGATGGCTGATCTGGAGCGCCTGCCCGGCACCGGCCAAGGCGGCCGCGTTACGAAGAAAGATATCCTCGACTTCGTTGCTAACCGTGGTCAGCAACCGGCCCAAGCTGCCGCTCCGGTAGCTCAGGCCGCCGCTCCGGCCCCACAAGCCGCTTCTGCCGTTTCGGCCCCGGCTCCTGCCGCTCAGCCTGCTGCGGCTCCGGCCAGCAAGCCAGCTCCGTCGGTAAGCGGCAACCAGGAAATCATCGAGATGGACCGCATGCGCAAGATGATTGCCCAGCGCATGGTCGACTCGAAGCGCATTTCGCCCCACGTTACCTCCTTCGTAGAAGCCGACGTGACGAACATTGTGCAATGGCGCGAGAAGCACAAAGACGCTTACAAAAAGCGCGAAGGCGAAAACCTGACCTACACTCCCATTCTGGTGCAGGCCATCGTGAAAGCCATTCAGGACTTCCCGAACATCAATGTTTCGGTTGATGGCGACTACATCATCAAGAAGCGCGACATTAACATTGGTTTGGCCGTGGCGCTGCCCTCGGGCAACCTGATCGTGCCGGTTATTCACAACGCCGACCAGTTGAACCTGAACGGCCTGAGCAAGCGCGTAAACGACCTTGCCAACCGCGCCCGCCAGAACAAGCTTAAGCCCGAAGACCTGGCCAACGGCACCTACACGGTTTCGAACGTTGGCTCGTTTGGCAACGTGATGGGTACGCCCATCATCATGCAGCCGCAGGTGGCCATCATGGCCCTAGGTGCCATCAAGAAAAAGCCGGCCGTCATCGAAACGCCGCAGGGTGATTTGATCGGGATCCGCCACTTCATGTTCCTGTCGCACTCCTACGACCACCGCGTTGTTGATGGTTCGCTGGGTGGCATGTTCGTGCGCCGCGTGGCCGACTACCTTGAGCAGTTCGACCCCAACACGGCCATCTAACAGGTACCGAGCCGTGGCAGCTGCAAGTGCATTTGCCACGACTCATTGCTTGAACAAGCCCGTCAGATCGGCGGGCTTTTCTTTTTGATTTCTTTCAGGTTATGAAAAACTTTGCAACCCTAGGTGCCCTGGTACTTTCGCTGGCCCTGATCATTTACCTGTACGTTCGCGTTTCCTCTACCGAGCGTCAACTGGCCGAGGCGCAGCGCCGCATGGCCGATTGCGAGCAAGTAACCTTTCAGCTGCAAAACCAACTGAGCCAGCAAGCCCGCATACAAGCCCGCGAAGCTGGGGAGCCGGTTCCGGGCGAAGCGGAATAGCAGCTCCCGGTCTCGGTTGTTCATCAAAACAAAGCGGCCGCACCTCCTAGGTGCGGCCGCTTTGTTTTGGTTGCCAGCTGGCAGCTTATAGCGCCGCCATGCTTTGCTCGAGGGCTGCAATTTTGGCTTCGGCATCAGCCAGCTTCTGCCGCTCACGCTCAACCAAATCGGGCTTGGCGTTATTCACAAACTTCTCGTTGGCCAGCTTCTTCAGCACCGATTCGCGGAAGCCTTGGGCATACTCCAGCTCTTTCGTCAGCCGTTCGCGCTCGGCTTCTAGGTCAATCTGCCCTTCCATCGGCACGAAGAACTCGGCGCCGCCCGACACGAATCCTACGGCAGCTGCCGGGGCGGCGTCTACCACGTTTATCTCGGCAAGGGCTGCCAGCTTACGAATGATGCCATCGTAATCTTGCAACAGGCCGGTGTCATCGGTTTTGGCAGCCAGCGTGAGGGGCTTGTTCGGACCTAGGCCCTTTTGATTGCGGATGTTGCGCACGCCAGCCACTACGTCGAGTGCTCGATCCATGCGGGCCAGCAGTTCGGCGCCGCCCTCCACGGGCTGTTGCTTGGGCCAGGCAGCAACGCACAGGTAGTCTTTGGCCCCGCGCTCGGCCAGGTGATGCCAGATTTCCTCCGTGATGAACGGCATGAACGGATGCAGCAGCTTCAGCAGTTGCTCAAAGAAGCCGGTGGTGCGGCGCAGCGTTTCGGCATCGATGGGCGCTTGGTAAGCCGGCTTAATCATCTCGAGGTACACCGAGCAGAAGTCGTCCCACACGAGCTTGTAAATGGTCATCAGCGCGTCGGACATGCGGAACTTCGCAAAGTGCTCGTCCAGCTCGGCCAGGGTGCTCTGCAGCTTGGCCTGGAACCACTCGGTAGCACGTTCATTTACAAACGCCAGCTCGTCGTTTACTTCCCAGCCTTGGGTAAGGCGGAAGGCATTCCAGAGCTTGTTAGTAAAGTTGCGGCCTTGCTCTACCAGCTTGATGTCGAACAGCAAGTCGTTGCCGGCCGGCGACGAAAACAGCATACCGGTGCGCACACCGTCGGCGCCGTACTGGGCAATGAGGTCGAGCGGGTCGGGCGAGTTGCCGAGGCTCTTGCTCATCTTGCGGCCCTGGGCATCGCGCACAATGCCGGTGAGGTACACGTTGCGGAACGGTACATCCTTGCGGTACTCCAGGCCGGCCATGATCATGCGGGCTACCCAGAAGAACAGGATTTCGGGAGCCGTTACGAGGTCGTCGGTTGGGTAGTAGTAGTTGACTTCGGGGTTGTCCGGATCTTTGAATCCATCGAACACCGAAATCGGCCACAGCCACGACGAGAACCAGGTATCGAGCACGTCTTCATCCTGACGCAAGTCGCTAACCTGCAAATCGTTGTTGCCGCTTTGCTCACGCGCCAATTGAAGTGCTTCTTCCTCGTTCAGCGCTACTACGAAAGTACCATCGGGCAGGTAGTAGGCCGGAATACGCTGGCCCCACCACAACTGACGCGAGATGCACCAGTCGCGCACGTTCTCCATCCACACCCGGTACATGTTCTTGAACTTGGGCGGGTGCAGCTTCACGCGGTCGTCTTCTACCACTTCCAGCGCCGGGCCGGCCATGTCGGCCATCTTCAGGAACCACTGCAGCGACAGACGCGGCTCGATAACCGCCCCGGTGCGCTCCGAAGTTTGCAGCACGCTCTGGTACTCCTCTACCTTATCGAGCAAGCCAGCTTCGCCTAGGTCCTTTACGATGTTGCGGCGCGCAGCAAAGCGGTCCTGGCCCACGTACAGCACGGCCTTCTCGTTCAGCGTGCCATCGTCGCTGAGAATATCGATAACCGGCAGGTTGTGCTTCAGGCCAAGCTCGTAGTCGTTGAGGTCGTGCGCAGGCGTTACTTTCAGCGCGCCCGTGCCGAAATCAATGGCTACGTACTCATCAAGGATGATCGGAATTTCGCGACCTAGGAGCGGGATGCGCACCTTGGCTCCGTGCAGATGCCGGTAGCGCTCATCATTCGGATTTACGGCCACGGCCACATCGGCCATGATGGTTTCGGGGCGCGAGGTGGCAACTGTTAAGAACTTAGAATTTAGAACTGAGAACTCAGAATCGTTCTGATTTTCACCTTCGGCTTCTAAGTTCTCACTTCTAAGTACTGGGTTCTGAGTTCTAGGCTCTACAATCTCGTAGCGCAGATGATACATCTTCGCCACGGTATCCTTCGGAATTACTTCCTCATCGGACAAGGCTGTGCGGCCCTGCGGGTCCCAATTTACCATGCGGATGCCGCGGTAAATGAGGCCTTTGCGGTACAAATCAACGAATACGCGCAGTACGGCCTCGGTAAGGTCGGGCTCCATGGTAAAGCGCGTACGCGACCAGTCGCAGGAGGCGCCGAGCTTTTTCAGCTGCTCCAGAATGATGCCACCGTACTTCTCCTTCCACTCCCACGCATACTTCAAGAACTCCTCCCGCGAGAGGTCTTTTTTCTCGATGCCCCGCTCCTTCAGCATCTGCACCACTTTGGCCTCGGTGGCAATGGAGGCGTGGTCGGTGCCGGGCACCCAGCAGGCTTCCTTGCCTTGCATACGGGCGCGGCGCACCAGCACATCCTGAATGGTGTTGTTGAGCATGTGGCCCATGTGCAGCACGCCGGTTACGTTCGGGGGCGGAATAACCACCGAGTAAGCGGGTTTGCGCGGGTTGGGCTTCGAGTTAAAAAAGCCTTGCTCCTGCCAGCGTTGATACCATTTTTCTTCTACCTCGGCTGGCTGGTAGGTTTTTGGGATGGACATAGTCGCTCGAGAATCAGTTCGGAAGCGGCAAAAGTAGGCATTTCGGGGCGGGGGCGGAAGCTTGCTTACAGGCCCGTCCGACGTATGAGTGCTGCGAAGCCAGTATTTTCGCCCCGACAAGTGAGCCGCTCAGAGGTTTAACGAGCTAATGAGTTATTTTTAAGGTTTGGCTCGCAGCCATTGCAAGGCGCTGAACTTGAAGCTTTCTGTTGCGCATGAATTCGCTTTTTAGTCGGTGGAAAAAGCCGACCGCCCCCGTACCTGCCCCACCCCCTTCGCTTGCTACCGCACCGGCAGCACCCACGCAGGGGAGCCTGCGCGTGGGCATGGCCCAGTTGCTGGTTGAAGGCGGCGAACCCCAACGCAACCTCGAGCGCGCCGCCCAAATGATTGCGCAGGCTGCCCAGCAAGGTTGCGCGTTGGTGTTGCTGCCCGAAACCCTCGACTTTGCCTGGACGCACCCCAGCGCCCTCACCGAGGCTCAGCCCATCCCGGGTTTGTTCTCCGACAGGCTTTGCCAGGAGGCCAAGGCGCATAGCATTTATGTATGTGCGGGACTAACCGAGCGCACCGCTGATGGCCGTATTTACAATGCCGCGATTCTGATCGGCCCGGAGGGTGGTATTCTGCTCAAGTACCACAAAATCAACCTACTTGGCGTAGAGCAACCGTTCTACCAAGTAGGCCAAACCCTGAATGTGGTTGATACGCCCCTAGGTAAGATTGGTGTAAACATCTGCGCCGACAATTACCTCGACGGTTTGTCCATCGGGCATACCTTGGCTCGCATGGGGGCCGAAATCATCCTGTCGCCGTCGTCCTGGACGGTAGACTACTCCATCACCGAGGAGCACGACCCGTACCAAGAAAAGTGGGTGAAGCCCTACAAAATTCTGGCTACGCTTTATAACGTGGTTGTCGTGGGTACTACGTCGGTGGGCTACATCGTGGGCGGGCCTTACGAAGGAAAGAAAAGCGTAGGCTGCTCGCTGGCCGTAGCGGCCGATGGCATTAAAGCGCAGGGCACATTTAACGAGTTTGCCGGTGAGCTGATTGTGGCCGATTTGCCGCGCCCCCACCGCCCGGAGCGCGGCACCGCCATCAGCGACAAGCTGCGGCAATCGGGCTACCGCTTCGACCAACCGTTGTAACGGCTTTCGCCATAACTCCCATTTTAAACCTGCACCTATTGAAACAGCTTTACCCAATGACAGTACCTTCCGCCCAAGCCATTACCGATGCAGCCACCCGTGATTTAACCCATTCGGTTGAAGCGCAGCGCTGCTCCCGGTGCATCATGGACACCACCGTGCCCGGCATCCGCTTCGATGCTCGCGGCGAGTGCAACTTTTGCGCCGTGCACGACAAGATGGACCGCGAAAATCCCCTAGGCCCGGAAGGTGAGCGGTACGTGCAGGAGGTAGCCGCCGAGCTTAAGCACCTAGGCCAGGGCAAGAAATACGACTGCGTACTGGGCGTAAGCGGAGGCCGCGACAGCAGTTTTACGCTGTGGTACTGCGTAGTGAAGCTCGGCCTGCGCCCGTTGGCGGTGCAC includes the following:
- the lpxA gene encoding acyl-ACP--UDP-N-acetylglucosamine O-acyltransferase, producing the protein MNQPLAYIHPDARIAQNVVVEPFATIAQDVEIGEGTWIGPNATIMSGARIGKNVKIFPGAVISAIPQDLKFAGEKTTVHIGDNTVIRECVTINRGTVDRMKTVVGSNCLLQAYVHIAHDCVVGDNCILSNTTQLAGHVVIGDWAILGGTSAVHQFVHIGQHAFIGGGSLVRKDVPPFIKVGREPLTYAGVNSVGLRRRGFSEEAILQIQQCFRLLFMSGLNTSDALDKIELELLPSPERDEVVNFVRNSSRGIIKGYSRNGNSAD
- a CDS encoding dihydrolipoamide acetyltransferase family protein, which produces MARVEMVMPKMGESIMEGTVLKWLKQVGDTIEQDESVLEVATDKVDTEVPAIHAGVLQQILVEEGQVVAVGAPIAIIETDAAAASNGQAPATEAAPVAVGAEAAQVAEQVPFVPNAAAASAAATGGSQLGEAQPGRFYSPLVLNIAREEGISMADLERLPGTGQGGRVTKKDILDFVANRGQQPAQAAAPVAQAAAPAPQAASAVSAPAPAAQPAAAPASKPAPSVSGNQEIIEMDRMRKMIAQRMVDSKRISPHVTSFVEADVTNIVQWREKHKDAYKKREGENLTYTPILVQAIVKAIQDFPNINVSVDGDYIIKKRDINIGLAVALPSGNLIVPVIHNADQLNLNGLSKRVNDLANRARQNKLKPEDLANGTYTVSNVGSFGNVMGTPIIMQPQVAIMALGAIKKKPAVIETPQGDLIGIRHFMFLSHSYDHRVVDGSLGGMFVRRVADYLEQFDPNTAI
- a CDS encoding ABC transporter ATP-binding protein, with protein sequence MQIEAIGLGKRFGRDWIFRELTHTFASGTATALLGPNGAGKSTLLQVLAAYTLPSAGELRFTLQGRPVPADEVARHLGLCAPYLELIEELTLAELVQFHTRFRPLRAGLSHAQLIELMQLPHARHKLVRDFSSGMKQRVKLALALYAAAPLLLLDEPTTNLDRAGIAWYHEHVAATTPGRLVLVSSNVEEEYAFCQARLHVTDFAPRR
- a CDS encoding DUF4197 domain-containing protein, giving the protein MSAFRFSLMVLAGALLAAPAASAQTKTTTTKKTTTAKKPAAKTTAKPAATKTTVKAATTAKAPVAPAPAPLTAEEATAGVREALGLSITRGLEAGGQADGFNTNPDVRLGFPPEAELVATTLRGLRMGAVIDKFEVLLNRSAESVAANPQTATIYSNALQRLAIADALALVNSREGRIASQQLKQQTAAQVQEELKPLVAAALEQTGAKQLYGELMLRYKKVPLVTPISTDLTTYATGQISAGIYTLIADEESRIRLNASARPTATLQRVFGSR
- a CDS encoding competence/damage-inducible protein A, which codes for MSQIPAVEIITIGDELLYGQVIDTNSAWMGQELGKIGLRIRQISSVSDKAEEIVRALDEARQRAQVVLMTGGLGPTKDDLTKHVLARYFGSELELYEPSLRDVEAIFARFNRPMLEVNRQQAYLPKACTPLRNTVGTAPGMWFDDGGVVFVSMPGVPFEMKHLMTTHVLPKLQEYFRVPPIEHAVLQTIGQGESFLAEQIAEWEAQLPANMKLAYLPYLGGVRLRLTATDDGQPNLRERLEAQLPPLRALIGPYLFAEGEVPLEAALGTLLKERGLTIGTAESCTGGAIAHKLTGVAGSSEYFMGSVVAYANTVKVRQLGVEPATLEAHGAVSEETVRQMAEGARRHLGVDVAVATSGIAGPGGGSEEKPVGTFWLAYADAHQTVARKITFNRGRQLNIEFITTAALNLVRQHLPAVG
- a CDS encoding bifunctional UDP-3-O-[3-hydroxymyristoyl] N-acetylglucosamine deacetylase/3-hydroxyacyl-ACP dehydratase is translated as MFDKQHTIKAPVTVSGVGLHTGVQATMTFCPAPVNHGYKFQRIDLEGQPIVDADVDNVVDLSRGTTIEQNGARVNTVEHTLAALVGLQIDNVLIQLDGPEPPIMDGSSLPFVDALQAIGLEEQNALRNYFEIPDEIRFVDNARGVEIAALPLNDYRVTVMVDYNSPVLGSQHASLTNIEQFSEEIAASRTFCFLHELEALYKSNLIKGGDLSNAIVVVDRVVSEEELGDLATMLGKPRVAVKKEGILNNVDLRHKNEPARHKLLDVVGDLALVGRPIKGQILAARPGHAANVAFAKKIKKKMLEVDTSPVPQYDPSRPPVMDINQIAQILPHRYPFLLIDKIIHLDATTVTGVKNVTMNEQFFTGHFPGNPVMPGVLQIEAMAQTGGILVLNTVPDPENYWTYFLGIENCRFRRKVIPGDTIIFKCQLVSPVKRGIAKMRGQAFVNGKVVMEAEMSASIVRKDA
- a CDS encoding DUF4197 domain-containing protein, which gives rise to MRFVVLAAGLALGATSAAEAQLIKLPKIGGTTIQLPKPATTTAAGKIGGVSQEEAALGLKEALTQGISKGADQASKQDGFYLNKLIRIPFPQDAQRVATTMRRLGLGTEVDRFELALNRGAEQAATSAKPIFVTAIRSLTFRDVWNILSGEKDAATQYLKRTTTPQLLTAFAPIMQQALDQTNATRYYSTLVTRYNKIPMVQPVNPNLNEYATGKAIDGLFMLIAQEEANIRENPVARTTELLRRVFGSKRG